In the genome of Candidatus Melainabacteria bacterium, the window TTCAGCATCCGAATTGTGTAAATCGGTCTTTTGCAGAGTTGCAACTCGCATCGAGACCGCACGCTCCAGCACTGCCTGGTAGAGCCCTTCCTTGTCACCGAAGTGATAGAAAATCATTGACTTCGTCACGCCCGTCTTAGCGGCAATAGCCTCAGTACGAGCGCCGAGCAGCCCGCCCCGCGCGAACTCTTCCTCAGCTGCGTCCAGGATGCGACCTTTCGTCGCCTCAGCGTCACGGACGAGGGGAGCATGTTTCTTTGAGGAAGTGGGACTCATTACAAACTCCAAAATTTAATCAACCATCAGGTCAGTCTAGCAGTCCTAAATTAGCAGTGTCAACGCCAGGTTTTTGGGATTCTATGGACATTCTTGAGCTTGACATAGCCTCACTTCGAGCATACCATAATAACAGACCAACTGGTTGGTTGGTATCAAAAAGGGAACCTACAGATGTCTCAACAGTTAGCAATTTCGGGAATACCGAACATTCTCCCCAGAACAATCACAACAGAAGTGCGGGAGTCGAAGATTCGTGACGCGCAGCGAGCCGTACCCGGTGTTAGAGATGACGTTGCCGAACCGGAGATAAAAGAAGAGCGTCAAAAGGTAGGGCAGCAAACCACTGCCGCCCCGGCAGAAGCGAAGGACGATGCTCTTAGATCAACAGTAAGCACAGGGCAGCCAAACAAAAAGCCGACAAATCATATAAAGAAAGCTTTGCTCATCAGCGCAGCAATCTTGGCGCTCGGCGGCGCGACCGTGGGCGGTTTGCGCTGGTACAACTATGCAAGCACGCATGAAGAGACCGATGATGCCTACACCACAGCCCACATGCATGCAATCAGCTCACGAATCAACGACACCGTAGCCAAAGTGCTGGTAGACGACAACGAACACGTTACAGCCGGGCAGGTGCTCGTTCTGCTGGACCCCCGCGATTACGAAGTACGCGTGCAGTCAGCTTTAGCTGCACTGAAAGTCGCTCAACATCAGGCGGAAGCAGCACAAACGTCAATCAAACTCTCTTCAACAAACGCCGGTGGAAAAACCATTGAAGCCAGTGGAAATGTTTCCAACGCCGTTTCAATGATTTCGAAATCACAGGCGGCAGTGCTGGAAGCCAGGTCCGCGATCCCGCAGGCTCAAGCGGTGCTTGCTGAAAGACAGGCTGAAGAAGACCGATCGGAAAAAGATTACATTCGTTTCGAAAAACTTGCTCAACAAGGTGCTGTTTCGTGGCAACAACGAGACCAGGCGCTTCGCGACTTCAATGTAGCGAAGAATGCCACCGCAGCCGCTCAAGAAGATGTAAAACAAGCAGCAGCAAAACTGGAGCAGGCCGAACAATCTGTTAGCGCAGCACGAGCACAACTGGTGCAGTCACAAGGAATTGCGCAGCAAGCTGAAGCACTGCATGTGCAAACTCAAGTTGATACAAGCCAGTATGACGTCGCAAAAGCCAGCATTGCTCAGGCTCAAGCACAATTGAGCGACGCCCAGTTGCAACTGTCTTATACGAAAATCACATCCCCCGTAACGGGCCGCGTCGGAAAGAAATCAGTCGAAGCAGGCCAGCGAGTACAGCCAGGTCAGCAGCTTATGAGCGTAGTCGCCGATGATTTGTGGGTTGTAGCAAATTTCAAAGAAACCCAGCTGGAAAAAATCCGCAAGGGAGAACACGTAACCGTCAAAATCGATTCATTTCCGCATCAAGATTTTGAAGGCGTAGTTGATAGTGTTTCGCCCGGTTCCGGCGCCAGTTTCGCCCTCTTGCCGCCCGACAACGCCACTGGAAACTTCACCAAGATCGTTCAACGTGTACCTGTAAAAGTCAGATTCGACCAATCTTCCATTAAAGGTTTCGAAGACCTGCTGGTGCCGGGAATGTCAGCCGTCGTAAACATCGCCGTGAAATAGCGAGCCAATGTCATGTCTACCGCAACAATGTCTTCTTCTGCCTCCGCCACCGCCAACGCCACCAGGGAATCGCCAGTCTCGCTGAGGAGCTGGCTGGCGGTCCTTGGTGCCGCTCTTGGCGCATTCATGGCAGTGCTAGATATTCAGATCGTAAACAGCTCGCTACAAGACATTCAAGGGGCGCTGGGAGCGACTCTCGATGAAGGAACCTGGATTGCCACATCATATCTAGTGGCAGAGATCGTCACCATTCCGCTGACGCCATGGCTGTCAAAAGCTTTTTCCACAAGGCTCTATGTCATAGTGAACGGCTGTTTTTTCATCCTCTTCTCGATGCTCTGTGCATGGGCTCCAGACTTAAATGGCATGATTATCTGCCGAGCTTTGCAGGGATTCACTGGCGGTATTCTCATACCGATGGCGTTCACAATTATTCTGACAAGCTTGCCGCCAAGCAAGCGCCCCATCGGCATGGCTATTTTCGCCATTACAGCAACATTCGCGCCATCGATCGGACCAGCGATCGGAGGCTGGCTTACAGACACTTACGGCTGGCAGTACATCTTCTACCTGAATGTACTTCCCGGCATACTCTTCGTCACTACTTTGTGGCTGACACTGCCCAAAGAACCGCTCAATCTCAAGTTGCTAAAAGACGGAGACTGGCTAGGCATCATCTCAATGGCGAGTGGTCTCGGTTGCCTTGAAGTCGTTTTAGAAGAAGGCAACAGAAAAGATTGGTTCGGCAACAACATGATTGTCACGCTCGCCATCATCTCCGCTCTATCGCTAATCATTTTCTTCTGGCGTGAATTGACGGCGAAGAAGCCGCTGATCAATCTGAAGTTACTCGCTGAGCGAAACTTCAGCCTGGCAAGTGTCGCCAATACGACACTTGGATTTGGGTTGTACGGATCGGTATACATAGTCCCTGTGTATCTGGCCCAAATACAAGGCTACAGTGCGCTGCAAATCGGAACGACAATGATGTGGCTTGGTTTACCGCAACTGCTGATTATTCCGCTGGTACCAAAACTGATGACCAGGGTAGACCCGCGTCTCTTGCTGAGTATAGGAATTTCGCTCTTTGCGACCAGCTGTCTGATGAATACAAATATGACATTCCTGAATGCAGGCGATCAGCTGATTCCGTCGCTGCTGGTGCGCGCCCTCGGGCAACCACTGATCATGGTACCGCTCTCAACACTGGCAACTTCCGGAATCGAAGGCAGCCAGGCGAGTTCCGCTTCTGCTCTGTTCAACATGATGCGTAACCTCGGCGGCTCAATAGGCGTCGCCTTGATTTCCACTTTCGTAACGCGACGTGAGCAATTCCATTCCAGCCGGATTGGTGAATCCATTCACCAGGCAAGCCTGACTATGCAAGAGCACCTCAACGGTTTGACACAACAACTGGTAGCCAGGGGTGTCGACGCCGTCACTGCTCATGATCAAGCAATCAAAATCATCGATAACACTGTTCGCCGGGAAAGCTTCGTAATGGCTTACAACGACTCATTCTTAATCATGGGCGCAACACTCTTGCTGAGCATCATCGCTATCGCATTTCTCAAAAAACCGCGAGGTCCTGCGGCGGCGGGCGTTCACTAAACATTGATTCCGTCTAATTCATGGGTGAATTCTTAGCTAAAACAAGCAACGGATTGCTTTACGGGCGGCTGTTAGACACATATTTTTGCCCGTAAAATGTTAAGCTCAACATCTGTACCCCAGGTACTTTCCGACTTGCCCGAGTCGCTCACAGTCACTCAATCGAGGTTGCGAATCTTATTTTGAAGATTTCAGTGTCACATTTGTCATCGTTAATCCACAGCCAGGCCAAAGGTTTGGCAGCGCTGAGCATCGCCTTAAGCATCACAACTATCTCAACTGTTGGGGCGTTCGCTGCCGCGGAGCCGGAAAAAGACAGCCCCAAGTTGGTGCCGACCTCGCGTGCCACATATGCTGACTATTTGAAGTGGAAAGAAAAACCGAAGGCAGTCGCACCGAAAATCGGTCTTGCCCTTGGCGGAGGCGGCGCTCGCGGTGCAGCCCATGTCGGTGTGCTTGACGTCTTGACGAAAGAAGGCATCAAATTCGACTATGTCACCGGCACCAGTATCGGTTCGATCGTCGGTGGATTATATGCTGCCGGTGTTTCGAACGAAAAAATACAGAAAGACTTCGAATCAGGCAGTCTGATGAAACACTTTATGCCGGTTTCATTGCCGGTTCGAATCATTCTTGCACCTGTACTCTTTACACCACGCTTGCTAGGCGCCAAGCCATATGACGGGCTGTACAGAGGCAATCTCTTCCGCAACTACATGGACAAAAATTTCCCTGACAAACAACAGTTGATTCAGAATCTGAAAATTCCATACTCCGCAATTTCCTTGAACCTTCTGGACGGCAAACCGTACATGATTCAAGGTGGCGACCTCGGTTATGCAATGCAGGCGAGCTCTGCCGTGCCGGGGCTTCGTAAACCAGTTGAAATTGGTGGAAAGCTTTTGGTGGACGGCGGTGTTGTTTGTAACTTGCCGGTTAAACAGTGTCGAGAAATGGGCGCAGACATCGTTATCGCAGTGAATATCGATGAGCCTTTCTACGAAGATAAGCTCGAAACATTCAGACGTCCGGGCAGTGTTTCAAAGCGAATGCTAAAGTGGGATTTGTACACAATCGACCAGGCGCAGGAAGACATCGCCGACGTTGTAATTCACCCGAACACTGAAGGTGTCTCGTTGATTACAACCAGCAAAAAACTAGCCAAAAGAGCCTTTGAAGAAGGTCAAAAGGCCGCTCGCGAAGCTCTTCCGGAAATCAAGAAAAAGCTAGAAGCGACATCTGCACTGGTAGACAAGGAGTAGAGAGCACCGCTAATGGTGCTTCGTTCTGATCAGTTATGAATATTCTGAACGTCGCAGCGTATAAATTCATTGGTATTCCCGACAGAGAAAAGTTGCAGCCGATCCTCCAGGAAAAGTGCGAGCAACTAAAGCTGAAAGGCACCATTCTGCTGGCGGACGAAGGAATCAATCTGACCCTGGCGGGTGGCGAAGCACCGGTGCGAGCTTTCCTTTCTTATCTGGCAACGGACGAGATTTTTGCGCATCGCTTCAATGATCTGGAAATAAAAGAAAGCTTTTCAGAGCATCAACCTTTCGGCAAAATGGTAGTGAGAATGCCGAAAGAGATAATCACTATGCGACATCCGATGATTCGCCCTGAATCAGGACGAGCTGCGACTATCGAACCCAAAACTCTGAAAAAATGGCTTGCACAGGGGCACGACGACGGCGGTCGCGAAGTCGTGCTTCTAGACACGCGCAATAATTACGAAGTCAAAGTCGGAACGTTCGAAGGCGCAATCGATTTTGATATCGTCAACTTCAGCCAATTTCCAGAGTGCGTGCAAGAGTCGCTTGCCAAAGAGGAAAATCCGCTCAAAGAAAAAACGATCGTCACGTTTTGCACTGGAGGCATTCGCTGCGAAAAAGCGGCTCTCTACATGAACGAGTTGAACCTTCCCAATGTATATCAATTGCATGGCGGCATACTCAATTATTTCGAGCAAGTAGGCGGTGACCATTGGAATGGCGAATGTTTCGTTTTCGATGAGCGCGTCGCCGTTGATCCACAATTGAAACCGACCAAGCACGACTACGGCAAGCAAGCAGAAAAGATCTATCGCAGTCCAGCCGTCGACAAATAGTCCGATGGAACTTGCATCCATAGTCGTTCTGGGAAGCGTCGCAACAACGATTCTTGCAATCGCTTATCGCATCAATCTGAAAGCAAGATATAAAGCCACTCAGCCAACTGTCTTCGATATCGAGCTGACCGAAGCATATACACGCATTGTCCAACTTCTATCGAATCAGTCCGTCGGCCACTACGAATGGAACATCTATAAGAGAAGTGAGAATAAGGCCATTCTCGTAGAAGTAACGTACCGTGAACCAGCTCAATTACTGCAAGCTAAAGGTGCGCTCACATTCACTTTCACAAAAATTGCTGCAAATCGAACATCGATTGACGTGTTCTACAAATGGGAAGAGTTCAGCGACGACAAACTTGCAAAAAAAGTGGAGAATCAAACAGAATCGTGGATGCGCGCGGCGTTGGCGAAGCAAGAACTGCCGATAAAGACCGAACTAAACACTGAATTCTTGACGAAACTTTCCGCAGAGAAAGCATATGAAACACTCTTGAATAGAATTTCAACAGGCTCGGACTTGCTAACAAAATGGACAATTTTGGAGAGGCAGCCGCCATCGACTCTTTGCGCCACAGTAGAAACGATTTCAGTGCAAAACAAGCAAGTCACATGCAAAGCAAAAATCGAAATCCGATTGGCTCAAAACGACAATAGAACCGCAATTAACTGCACCTATAGATTTGAGCCCGTATACGGAAGCAAGAAGATCGAGGAATTTAAGCAACTCACCGATGATTGGCTGCGACTCCTGGTTTGGACTTCATAGTTGCAACAATTTGGCACGCAGGGCTATGCGCTTCGGGGCTTTGCGATAAAATGATTAACTCGGATAAATCCAGCGCGACCAGAGAGGGCTCATCGTGACATCGTCAGCACCCGCACCAATCAAGACAGGCGACTTCATCAGAGACA includes:
- a CDS encoding sulfurtransferase — its product is MNILNVAAYKFIGIPDREKLQPILQEKCEQLKLKGTILLADEGINLTLAGGEAPVRAFLSYLATDEIFAHRFNDLEIKESFSEHQPFGKMVVRMPKEIITMRHPMIRPESGRAATIEPKTLKKWLAQGHDDGGREVVLLDTRNNYEVKVGTFEGAIDFDIVNFSQFPECVQESLAKEENPLKEKTIVTFCTGGIRCEKAALYMNELNLPNVYQLHGGILNYFEQVGGDHWNGECFVFDERVAVDPQLKPTKHDYGKQAEKIYRSPAVDK
- a CDS encoding HlyD family secretion protein, whose protein sequence is MSQQLAISGIPNILPRTITTEVRESKIRDAQRAVPGVRDDVAEPEIKEERQKVGQQTTAAPAEAKDDALRSTVSTGQPNKKPTNHIKKALLISAAILALGGATVGGLRWYNYASTHEETDDAYTTAHMHAISSRINDTVAKVLVDDNEHVTAGQVLVLLDPRDYEVRVQSALAALKVAQHQAEAAQTSIKLSSTNAGGKTIEASGNVSNAVSMISKSQAAVLEARSAIPQAQAVLAERQAEEDRSEKDYIRFEKLAQQGAVSWQQRDQALRDFNVAKNATAAAQEDVKQAAAKLEQAEQSVSAARAQLVQSQGIAQQAEALHVQTQVDTSQYDVAKASIAQAQAQLSDAQLQLSYTKITSPVTGRVGKKSVEAGQRVQPGQQLMSVVADDLWVVANFKETQLEKIRKGEHVTVKIDSFPHQDFEGVVDSVSPGSGASFALLPPDNATGNFTKIVQRVPVKVRFDQSSIKGFEDLLVPGMSAVVNIAVK
- a CDS encoding DHA2 family efflux MFS transporter permease subunit; this encodes MSTATMSSSASATANATRESPVSLRSWLAVLGAALGAFMAVLDIQIVNSSLQDIQGALGATLDEGTWIATSYLVAEIVTIPLTPWLSKAFSTRLYVIVNGCFFILFSMLCAWAPDLNGMIICRALQGFTGGILIPMAFTIILTSLPPSKRPIGMAIFAITATFAPSIGPAIGGWLTDTYGWQYIFYLNVLPGILFVTTLWLTLPKEPLNLKLLKDGDWLGIISMASGLGCLEVVLEEGNRKDWFGNNMIVTLAIISALSLIIFFWRELTAKKPLINLKLLAERNFSLASVANTTLGFGLYGSVYIVPVYLAQIQGYSALQIGTTMMWLGLPQLLIIPLVPKLMTRVDPRLLLSIGISLFATSCLMNTNMTFLNAGDQLIPSLLVRALGQPLIMVPLSTLATSGIEGSQASSASALFNMMRNLGGSIGVALISTFVTRREQFHSSRIGESIHQASLTMQEHLNGLTQQLVARGVDAVTAHDQAIKIIDNTVRRESFVMAYNDSFLIMGATLLLSIIAIAFLKKPRGPAAAGVH